The following is a genomic window from Anopheles aquasalis chromosome 3, idAnoAquaMG_Q_19, whole genome shotgun sequence.
ccttttatTCCTTTACGCACCACCGCCATGACCTTTTCGCTGCCTGAGAGAAGCCGTCTTAGCGGAGAGGTGAACCGGAGTGTCATGGGAGTAACCTTTGCTGCCTTGAGccaagaggaaggaaaggggggaagggaggtggATATCGCCCCTTTTTCGGTATCTGCTGGTGATATGAAATTGACCATGCGGAGGCgacaaacacgcgcacgcactgTACGGCTGCTAATAAGAACCATTTTATTGATCTACCTTTTCCAGTGGCCGCGTATGATCGCGTCCGATGATCGTGGGCATACACATAACGTTCTCACGCGAATTAACCCTTGTCCAGCACATGCGCCATGTGTGCCATCTAggtgcgcttcttcttcttggtgaTGTTGATCTGCAAGATAAAACAACACTCGTCGCCAGCGTTCTCACCGACCAGCTTCCACTTGACATCGTATTGTCGCTagtaaaacaaacgaaacacccCGAATGAGAGAACAATAAGAATCccacgtgtgtttgtggtaaaTTGGCTGCTGGAACTACCCTTCCGCCCCGTCGCCGAAATACCTACCGCTGGGTACGACTTTTTGATGTTCAAATCGTAGGTGTAGTTCTGCTTGGTGTCCTTGGTAACCGGACAGGCGGTGTACTTGCAGGCGGCCGGATCCATCCCAATGAACGGCAAATCTATGGCTGGCTGGGTCCAGTACACATCCGCCGTCAGCTCGTTGGAGGAGAACGCTGTCGTGGGAAGGTAAAGGGGGGAGAGCGATCCATCAGTTGATGTCACCCGGCTGCGCTGCGATGGGGCCGGAACTTACCGGGTGTAAAGTCAAACGAGATGGTTACATTGGAACCAGAATACACGACACAGGCACGACCTTCGGCCGCTTCCGGACACGGTGTGATCGAGACATCGGTAATGGCACATTTCGCTATTGGTGCGGTAGTGaagaaaggatggaaaagagaagaaatagTCAAACCATCTtaagctccccccccccccccccgccccgtggAAGTGGCCGCTAGTAGTTTACCTTCACCGGGACACTGCCGGAAGTTAATCACCTCGGCGGCCACACTCTGGAGGGAGAGTGCCACAAGGGCACAGCTGAAAAGCACTCGATAGTAGCACGACTTCATAGTGTCGCTTCTCTTAAGAACCTGCGCTTCAGAGCAATCGGTAGCAACTGACACGACCGAAGCGAGAAACTGATTATGGCGACCCGAGCATCATCGTGGCGTCTTGGAATTGATTTGCGTTGCTGGACGCTGGATGCCGTTATCACCTCTCGGTTCGTCCACCCAGCGTACGCAAataagcagcaccagcagcccgcAGCGGGATGTGTTGTGTGAACATCTGACTGAACTATCGTACCTCCGTCCCGGGGATTATCGCTTGCTTATAATCTAATGAGGTCGGAATCGGAGCACGGGCCATGGAACTGCAATGCTCCTGGGCCGAGTCGGGTGCTCCGGGATGGCGTCTGCCAAAAATAAAGATGAAATCAcgcgagagagtgaaagggAGGCTGACGCGGTGGCTACTATGACGGTGCGATGGTGATACCGATGGCAATAACCGTTTGCTTTTTTCCCGGAATGACCTTCCATTAGAATTTAATGGTGTGATATTGTCACTGGACCGCGCTCAGTAGAACTAAGTGGGCGCTGGATTATGTTTTTAAGAATAATGAGATTTAATGCAGAGTTGCTTCGAGTTCCCCGTCACAGTTGCTCAGTACTGGAGTACTACAGTAATCGGCCAATCATCTGCCATGTCTCTCTTTCACCGGTTTCAATTCTTTGGCTCACACTTAATGGGCAGGCAggccccctccccgggggtcGAAGTTACACGATGCAGAGTGTCGTATCGCGGCAGAGCGAGATCTGTGCCTCCTGCAGGATTCTCAGTCGTGGCCCCAACGGGATGCCCATCTTCTGCAATCGTTCCTCGCCCAGATACGGCAGCTCAATCATCCCGACGCGTTCATTCTCAAAGATGGGCGCATATTTCTGCAAAAAACGGTTAACAAGAATTTTGCGATAAGATGCTGGTGCTTCGAATACAGCCCTCCGGTTCCGGGCTTACCTCATAACCTAGCTTCTTGAGAAACAGCTTCATCAGCGGTGGATCTTCGCCGAAAAACTTTGTCAACTTTTTCACCCGTTTCGGGTTCGTTAGGTTGATCGGTTCCCGGGCACTCGCATTGCCCCCGTTGCCCGTCGCATTCAGCGGTAGGTTGTGCATGGATTGCGAACGTAGCAACGCCAGATCGTTCCGGAGCTCTTCCAGCTCCTGGGAGACTTGATGTTGCGAACGGATTTCCGACGATAGGTGCGCCACGCTACGGGCCAGCGTGACGACGTGCGATTCGAGCCGCTGGAACCGCTTGTTGATGCCCTTGATGTCGCGCACCTTACGCCGTTCGTCGATACGGCGCCGATCACGGATCGGTCGACCGCTGATCGAGCTGGAGGGCAGCGATGACATGCTGCCATGTCGGCGACGGCGATTCGCCCGCAACGCCGACTCATTCGTGGCCATCCGATTGCCCAGCATCTTCAGCACCTCGGTGTACATGGACTCGAGCCCTTCGAGCTGGTTACGGATCTGCTGCAATCCACCGTCCGTCTCCGACTCGGACACGGACTGTGCACCATCCCAGGGTCCACCGAGTAGCGACTCGAGGTCTAGCGAGCGTGTCGTGTTCGTGACGGATGCTGCATCCGTATCTAGACCAAAAACTAAAGGACAAGGCGTGTGTTAGTGGGGGTAGAAGAGTGTCTCTCAGTGCGAGATACTTACGATGCTTTTTGAGAGCATTCTGCTCGTGCTTCTTATTGCTCGACAGCTTCAGGTGGTTCATGTAGTTCTGTATCGTGTTCGGTGAGGGTTGACCCTTGGAAGGACCGATCGGTTGTGGATTTTTGCTGGCCCGATTGTACGTATCCGTGCCATACTCTTGCTTCTGCAGCTTCGCGTTCGTCTtgctctgtgtgttgttggcTTGACTcgagtggttgttgttggtggtgctagtgttgTTCGCGTGGCTcgtgctgtggttgttgtggaCAATGTTGCTACTGTACATCCCTGGCTCGTGAGGGGAgagcggtggcagtggtggagaCATCGAGGAAGCACTCTCGGACATGGTGCTTTCGGGTCGAATGTTCATCGATTTCATGCCCGGTTCGAGTATGCTGCGCAGCTCCACATCAACTACGTCAATCTGTCAGTGAGAAAGCAACGATTACTATCCCCTCGATCTAGTAGGCCATGTTATCAAAGCAAACTTACCCATTCATTGTCcgatttgcttttgcttttatccATCGCCATCTCACCGGCAGCATGAGTGGCCATTGAGGAACTGCCCCTTCCGGAATCCACGTTTGATGAGTGGTTTCCATTCTTGTCGTAGTGACCAGCATCGTAACCATCCTGATGCTGTTGCCCTGGATGGTGGCTGGCCTGTGAGGAGGCCACATTGTTGATGTCCACCGAGATGGTATGCTTCTGGTGTGTTCCCTGTTCCGCAGGcgcaccgtgatgatgatggtggtgatgatgatgtgatccCGACTGCTCGCCAACCATCaccgtggtgtgcgtgttgtaTGATTGCACCTGAATGGCCGCCGAACTGCCCTCCAGGACCGCGCTCCGTTGTTTGGCATTCTGGAGCGCCTGGTGATAAGACGacatgtgctgctgttgctgctgctgctgttgactaTGATTGTGACGATAGTTCTGCACATACGATTGTTGTGTTTGCCGTCCCGAGCCACTGTTTGGTATCGATAGGTTCGCTCGGCTGGAACTATGCTGCCGGAAGCCACCATCGTCGCTATCGGTACCATCGACCGGACCAGGGCCCGGTGGCATCATACTGATTACGTTCGAGTGCGTGTTGTTGGCTCGTGCGTTCGGTAGCTCGCCAAGGTTTAGCTGAGGTTGCGAAAGGGCCTTCGAGCCAcgcataccaccaccaccaccaactccaccaccattcagaAGCACCCCATCGGCACTGTAGCTGTCGGTAGCTGGATCGGTAAACTTCTTGTGGTAGTAGAGCGGCGAGTTGGTCTGGCTACCCGGTGAAGGCCACACGTTCAGGTTCGACTGTGCCTGCAGCAGATTGTTGTCTGAGGCAGAACTGTACAAGTACGATGCGGTCTGATTACCGCCGCCGCTCccttgttgctggctggccagcgccATTGACTGATCGGTCACGTTCGACTGATGCAGCATAGAAGCGACATTGTTCAGCTCGTCACCCTGATCGTTGCCATCCTTTTTGAACTTGGATGAGATGAGGTCCTTCAGCGTGTGGTACGTTTTAGTGACCGACTTTTTGACGGTGTCTTTCTCACGAGAGCTACCGTCACCGAGGGGTGTACCATCCTCGGGGAATCGTACGATCGTCCGCGGATTGGAACTAGACATCCCGGAGTGCATCCCATCCATCGGTGGTTGATTCTGGAGCAAGGGAAGTAACAGCAGGTGTTAAAAGGTCCTTCAaggaactaaaaaaaaatgcgaagtGCGCTTACCCATGCCTGTGTTTGTTTCACAGGAAGATCTGGTCCGATGGCAGAACTCGATGAGCGGTTAAGTAAAGCCGGTATGCTAGTATTGCGATTGTCCTGCATTAGCGGGATTTTGGAGGAGTTTTTGTTCGACGATAGTATCAATTCTCGTTCAATCTGGAATCGTAGCGAAAGAATAGACGTTAAGAGTGTCTAATCGTGGGCTTATCATCTGGCTTTCTTACCGGGAACTTGGAGGAATGTGTTCGCAGTGGTGTGTTGAGCACGTGCACTTCGGTCGAGGCCGTGCCCGGTATGCTGGATGAATgatgatcatgctgctgctgttggtgtggctgctgctgctgctgctgcataccgTATGCACCACCGAGCGGTTGTGGAGGCATTCTGTACGGTGGATTCATGCAGTTCACCGTCGGCTTCAGTCTTCCACTGGACGTAAGGTATTGGCCCGGCTCGATAACTGAAAGTAGAGCAACGAACCCGAATTAAGAtgctgcagctgattgttttgcttccaagCATCGCCCGCCCCGGGGCGGTggttctcgttcgctcccATTGAGAGACCGTTTTTCACTTAATTCGCGCAACGATTAGCccgagcgagtgagcagcggcagcaggggGAGTTGGTGCGTGGGAACTGCTCGCTCGTAGCGAAAGGTGAAAGACTTATGATCAAAATGAATGGAAGCTCCCCCTGGGGGAGCTGGGAGAACACAGGCTCAATAATACCCGCCGTAACCTCCGCATGGCCCTGCCGTCGCCGCTGATGTGGATGTGGCTGgggaagctgatgatgatgatccggctGCTGATACTGATGGCCCGCCGTGAGGTTGTTTCGGTTACCCCGTTGACTTTTTATCTGTCGCAACGTTTTAACGCGCATTTTAAAAGCCCTAATCGGTCGCAGAGCTCGAGGCGAGCCGGTTGGTTTCAGTTCTCAAAACGGCTTAATCACCGAACCGACCTAGGCCAGTGGCATTTGGCGGCCGCAACGTGCCGGAGCTGGCCAATTACCGGGCGAACCAATTTTCGAATAAATTTTTCCGTCCGTGCGAACCTCGTCGCGGTCGCGATTAATCACTTGGCGTCACACTTTTACAACACTAGCGCACCGGGCACACCGCCGTTACCACTGGGTGGCATTCGATAATTGTGCCTGGGAATCGTTGCGCACTTTCGCTgagagccttttttttcgggggtggggggactagcctttttttcttctatctACTGCCTGCCCGTTGGGCAAACAAGGGGCGCCACACTCAGTAGCTGCGCAAAGAGTGCTAATGTTCTAAACGGAAACGGACAGCGACAACCGTGCGCATCGGAAGAGCGTCTGCCGTGGAATAGTCTTTCTTCTTCGACTTCTTGTCTGGTGAACTCCCCCAACTTTACGGACGTGGACGGCGATGACGGCGATGCAGACGCCGTCCGCACGTTCCACTACAGTTGCGTAGAGAACTTCACCTTCAAAGGGGGCATACAGACGTGGTGGAAAcactgtagcagcagcagcagcagcagctgaggcCTAGCTCTGGCTCACTTCCAGCGCCATGCTGCCGTCCTGCTTACGCCTTTTAAacaattgatttaaatttcaCATTCCAGTGAGTTTGATGTAAGGGAAAAAGTTATTAAACAGAAggcacagcagcagaccaGAAGCGTTCCGGTGGTGTAGGAGAAGGATGAGTCcaccggtggcgttggtggggTAGCCAAGGCATGCGAAACGGCGGTTCCCAGCATTGTGTGGGTTCCCTTCTCCCGGGGATAATTACGTatcgcctggcctggcagcgCGATGAGATTGCGCCGGAGCTTCCTACTTCTACTCGCGTCTACTGCTCCCGGAGTCCCAGCGCAACAGCCAGCGAGTGTCCGGACATTTTCCGGCCATCACCGACCTGGCGGCTGGTAGGTGGTTGTGTAGTGCGAGACGTGAGTTGCAGCTGTATAGAGTGGTATAGTTTtgtggtttgcttttttggATGTTTCGTGTCTCAATGGTTTGACCACAATTCGCCACACCAGCGTGTTCGGTCTCTTCGGTGCGGGAAACATCAGACATCTTGGAGTCACACATTCCTCGATGTCCGTGGGGGTGAACAGTCCAACAGTCCCCACCTGGTATCGGACACCTGGTTGCGAGCAAGAAGAAAGAACAAGAGAACATACGGAAGCGATGTGTGTGATCGTTGAACTGATCGTTATGAGCCGTGGAGGAGAACTTGGCACACGCGTCGGATCGCCTACCGCACCGCGCATATCGTCACGCTTGGCTCGCGTATCCCTCACTCCTCTCCCCCCTCGCGTCATGTGTTTCTGAGGTTCGACTCCGTTCCGGTACCTTGCTACCGCTTGCTTCTGCTTGGggttgaagaaggaaaacccggACGGAAAGCACTCTATTGCTATCGAATCATTCCGAATTCACCATCCAACAGAGACCATctgcaatcgatcgttcgtatTCCTATTCGCCATATGTTATTGACCGTTGGTATCCATACAGACACATGCACTCATACACTGGAAAAGCACTAGCACCTCTGGAAGATCTGGATTCAGCCGTGGTTCACTTTAACCATGGAATTGATAATACACAAGATGATGGCTGGCAGGCGGGCTGGCTtctccacagcacagcacaagaAACACTGAGCGAAAGAGGGCTCGCCGATTCTCCCGGGCTTCACCTTCCGGCGGGACGTTCCGAGCACATGGAATTAATGTAAGCAAGTGACGATCGCGCCAAGAATCAACAAGGTGTCGCAGGCcatacgcagcagcagcagcaacaggtttCGTATTGTCGCGTTCTCTAGGGTCTCGGTTTGGGGTCCGTCTATAGTGCGTTTAATAATTCTCTTCACACACTATACACCGAACCGTCGTCCCATCCTGCTGCCGATCTTTCATCATGGTGCCATGGAGAAGGTGGCAGAGAGAAGCCGGAGGATAAAGGAAAGGCATAAAAGAGACGAACCTTCCGAAGGGGGCCAGCAGAGACGGAAGAGGGGCCAGGTGTAACCGCATCAGCCCAAGCGCGCATCGGCAAACGgaacgatcggtcggtcggtcggtcccccATGCGTACGAACAcccgttggtgttggtgaactCGTTGAACCCACGGATTTCAGGTGCCGGTGTGTGTGAGGTGGTGTGTGGGAAAGGGTTGATCTTCTGTTCTTGAtcgcctttttattttttttttgctcttcgctcgcttgtttatgctgcacaaCATTGGCATGAATGAAgaaacggtggtggtaagcACCGCGATCCGGTATGGATCCGGCGGAGCCTGGGATGCCTTACGATGGAAGGAGAGCGACAAGCGATGCTTTATGCTCGCTAAAGGGCGAGTGGAGGGAGCACGCCTTTTGCACTAACAACGAATAGTGTAACAGGTGTAGAgcagttccgtttcgtttccccTTTCATTCGTTTGAACTCGCGGGTACTGTTACGATCCGCAGATCACTACTACGTCATCGGCTTCGGTTTCACATGCTGGTGTGATCCTCCTCCCCGCAGCCCAAACAAGGGATCCCTCTCTACATAATAAAACCTAGTTAAACACATGCACTCACTCACAAAGATGCTGGAATGTGGGTCTCCTCCCCCCGCACGATCTGGCGATCGATCTCTAGAACACGATCACAACAGGCGTCACTTTCAGCCTCTGCTAACTGCACTAACCTCCCACTAGACTTTAATATACACTAGACACACTAGCACGGGAACTACTGGCTAAACCCTATAgacaacgatcgcgatcaccatgATGGCTTCTCgaatggcggcggcggcggcgacgacaacggtaCGGCGATCGTACCCTGAACACGGTCGAACCTTCTCTGTATCTTCGGTATCTTGGTCTTCGGCGGTAGAGGCCTCTCGTGTGGATAATTGCGTggatcgttcgctctctctccaaGTCGACTCTCGGTCGAATCTTCGGGAGCCGGTTTTCCCGCATCATCCAAGTGCCCCGCGCTCAAGCATAACCtcacagaaaaagaagaaaaaaaatgaacgctAGTCGGTTCCATGCCATCACGACGCTGATCGTCGCGatcaagagagcgagagcgagagagagaggcggcgGCGACTGCGAACCAGTTGCTTCGTACGCAAGGATCCTGTTTTTGTCCGAAGATCATATGCGAGTACGGCATGATGAATAAGGCGTGTTGTggggtggttgctggtgccgttagctcccccacccccaaagCCGCCACCGATTACCGTTCGTCCGCTcagcatgcacgcacacaaacggctctcttctgctcctcctctcgTTCTCCTCTGTGCATATTTCGACCTAATTATGCTtcaatccacaaaaaaaaagctggcGGTGGCAAGGTGGGCTACAGAGGAAGTGATAAAAGGATGGTGCAGAGAAGGGGGGAGATTTACGCTTTATCTACTTTATCGGAAAACACCACATGTGATGCAGCACATGCCGGAGAAGGGTGACGGCGCTGAGAGGTGGCTCCGATGCTCTACGCGACCGGAGCGATTTGGGCGCCAcaaccacga
Proteins encoded in this region:
- the LOC126578732 gene encoding homeobox protein prospero-like, whose translation is MNPPYRMPPQPLGGAYGMQQQQQQPHQQQQHDHHSSSIPGTASTEVHVLNTPLRTHSSKFPIERELILSSNKNSSKIPLMQDNRNTSIPALLNRSSSSAIGPDLPVKQTQAWNQPPMDGMHSGMSSSNPRTIVRFPEDGTPLGDGSSREKDTVKKSVTKTYHTLKDLISSKFKKDGNDQGDELNNVASMLHQSNVTDQSMALASQQQGSGGGNQTASYLYSSASDNNLLQAQSNLNVWPSPGSQTNSPLYYHKKFTDPATDSYSADGVLLNGGGVGGGGGMRGSKALSQPQLNLGELPNARANNTHSNVISMMPPGPGPVDGTDSDDGGFRQHSSSRANLSIPNSGSGRQTQQSYVQNYRHNHSQQQQQQQQHMSSYHQALQNAKQRSAVLEGSSAAIQVQSYNTHTTVMVGEQSGSHHHHHHHHHGAPAEQGTHQKHTISVDINNVASSQASHHPGQQHQDGYDAGHYDKNGNHSSNVDSGRGSSSMATHAAGEMAMDKSKSKSDNEWIDVVDVELRSILEPGMKSMNIRPESTMSESASSMSPPLPPLSPHEPGMYSSNIVHNNHSTSHANNTSTTNNNHSSQANNTQSKTNAKLQKQEYGTDTYNRASKNPQPIGPSKGQPSPNTIQNYMNHLKLSSNKKHEQNALKKHLFGLDTDAASVTNTTRSLDLESLLGGPWDGAQSVSESETDGGLQQIRNQLEGLESMYTEVLKMLGNRMATNESALRANRRRRHGSMSSLPSSSISGRPIRDRRRIDERRKVRDIKGINKRFQRLESHVVTLARSVAHLSSEIRSQHQVSQELEELRNDLALLRSQSMHNLPLNATGNGGNASAREPINLTNPKRVKKLTKFFGEDPPLMKLFLKKLGYEKYAPIFENERVGMIELPYLGEERLQKMGIPLGPRLRILQEAQISLCRDTTLCIV
- the LOC126578735 gene encoding MD-2-related lipid-recognition protein-like, with translation MKSCYYRVLFSCALVALSLQSVAAEVINFRQCPGEAKCAITDVSITPCPEAAEGRACVVYSGSNVTISFDFTPAFSSNELTADVYWTQPAIDLPFIGMDPAACKYTACPVTKDTKQNYTYDLNIKKSYPARQYDVKWKLVGENAGDECCFILQINITKKKKRT